The window gtaaacctgatggacggattggatttgatGCATGTGAGTATTCTCTTCACACAGGTTAGAGAAGGTGAGACAGGTAGATGCCTACGGTAGGCACGCAAGAGTTTTCCATCTGTTCCGGCAGGTAGATAACAACTGGTCTTTCAGCAGAACGTTTTCctgccctctctccctctctctctctctctctctctctctctccaaaatgGAGTCCTGAAAAGCTCTTTGCCTTTCTCTGCAACTTCCCTTTCCTctcattctcaaaaaaaaaaaaacaaaaaaaccacgacagaaatctctctctctctctctctctctctgaaaaacCCACATAGGAAAGCAGAGTCTCTCTCAAAATCATAGAAAAAAACCAACTGAGGAAATCAGAGTCTTTCTGTCTATTCTATCAATCAAATTCTCAGAAAAACgcacaagtctctctctctctctctctctctcaaaacctcaGAAAAAACCCACCAAAGAAAAGcagagaactctctctctctctctctctctgaaaatctCACACCAAAAAGAGCAGAGCTCTCTCTCGCAGAGAAAAACTATATAAGAAAAGCAAGGGAGAGAAATGCTGTCGAGGGTGAACGGCGTTGTTTGGATGGAAGAGGAAGGAGACTCTGTCTCTTGGAACAGAGACGCTGAAAAGCCTGACGAATTGTCTCTCTCCACTTTCAAATCCATGCTTGAAGACGACTGGAATGGCTATCTCAACCCCTCCAATCACAATCCATCTCCCCACGACTCTGCCGCCTTCCAAACGCTCCATTCCCACACCCACCTCGATATCAAAGACCTTTCCTTCCCTCCAAACCCTTCTTCTCAAGACAACCTCCTCCTCCAGCCCATTGAATCCTCTTCATCCCTCTTCTCCCTCGACCCCTCCAGGGCCCCACCTTTCGTTCCTCCAAAGAACTGCCTCTCATCGCTCCTCAATGCCGTCTGCAACAACCCTTTCGACGCCGGGTTCGATCTCGGTTGCGACATGGGGCTGTTCCCCCCACCTACCACTGCCGCCCCCCAGTCGAATTCATCCGTTTTGATGAACAGGGGAGTTGGGGTTTTGCAGGGGTTTAATAGCTTGGGATCGAACGGTCAGGTGGGCGCACCTGATCTTGGACCCAGCGACCAAATTCCGACTACTTGTTTGCTGTCGCTGCCTGAAAACGCTGGGCTGAATCTGAATCCAATGGGGTTCCCCTGTTTCGATGGCGTTTCCGGGAATTCAAATAGCCCTCTGTTCCCAAACCGGCCGAAGGTGTTGCGGCCGCTTGAGATTTTCCCTCCGGTCGGCGTGCAGCCGACACTATTCCAGAAGAGAGCAGCACTGCGCCAGAATTCAGCTGCTGGGGCTGAGAAAATCAGGAATTTGGGGGCTTTGGGTTTGGATGGCAGGGGTGGTCGGATTCTGCCACAGGCCGATGGGAGGAGGGATTTGGAGGAAGGGCGTGAGAAGAGGAGGAAGTGCAGTGAGGAGGATGAGTTTGACGATGCGAGCATTGACGGGTCGGGATTGAATTATGATTCAGATGAGGCGGTGACGGAGAATCCGAACAAGGGAGAGGAGAACACGAAGAATGGTGGGAACAATTCAAATGCGAACAGTACTGTCATGGGCGGAGATCAGAAGGGGAAGAAGAAGGGACTCCCTGCAAAGAATCTGATGGCGGAGAGGCGGCGTC is drawn from Magnolia sinica isolate HGM2019 chromosome 5, MsV1, whole genome shotgun sequence and contains these coding sequences:
- the LOC131246640 gene encoding transcription factor ICE1-like, whose protein sequence is MLSRVNGVVWMEEEGDSVSWNRDAEKPDELSLSTFKSMLEDDWNGYLNPSNHNPSPHDSAAFQTLHSHTHLDIKDLSFPPNPSSQDNLLLQPIESSSSLFSLDPSRAPPFVPPKNCLSSLLNAVCNNPFDAGFDLGCDMGLFPPPTTAAPQSNSSVLMNRGVGVLQGFNSLGSNGQVGAPDLGPSDQIPTTCLLSLPENAGLNLNPMGFPCFDGVSGNSNSPLFPNRPKVLRPLEIFPPVGVQPTLFQKRAALRQNSAAGAEKIRNLGALGLDGRGGRILPQADGRRDLEEGREKRRKCSEEDEFDDASIDGSGLNYDSDEAVTENPNKGEENTKNGGNNSNANSTVMGGDQKGKKKGLPAKNLMAERRRRKKLNDRLLMLRSVVPKISKMDRASILGDAIEYLKELLQRINDLHNELESTPSGSSLPTTTSFHPLTPTLPCRVKEELCPSSLPSPNSQPARVEVRLREGRAVNIHMFCARRPGLLLSTMRALDGLGLDIQQAVISCFNGFALDVFRAEQCNEGVDILPDEIRAVLLHSAGFHSTM